The Corynebacterium felinum DNA segment AATCCGGATGCTGATCTGTCTTTGGCGTTGGTGCATGCGCCTGAGCCTCGGGTGTTGGAGCTTTTCGACGCCGACAACTACCAGCTGTCATTGTCCGGGCATACCCATGGCGGGCAGTTTTGTCTGCCGGGTTCGTACGCGTTGGTGACTAATTGCGGTATTGATCGTGCTCGTGTGCAGGGTTTGCACCGGTTTGGGAACATGTTTATGCATGTGTCTAATGGTTTGGGTGGGTCGAAGTTTGTGCCTTTCCGCTTTTTCTGCCGTCCGTCGGCGACTGTGATTCGAGTGGTGGAGAAATCCGCGTGATTCTCGGCGCTTGTGTGTAGTAGTTGTGCGGTGTTCTTTTGGGTGTGAGATTTCTTACCCCAGTTTTTGTGGGGCTTTGCTTTACTGTTGCGGGTTTGAAGGACTAACCTGTGATTGCAGCTTTCGGGATATGGCGCAGCTTGGTAGCGCGCTTCGTTCGGGACGAAGAGGTCGCAAGTTCAAATCTTGTTATCCCGACCATGTGCCTGTTTGGGGCAGGTGATCCTTCATGTGAGGGGTCGCTTGCTCCAAGCAGGCTTTTATTGTTGTATGCCCAGCTTTGAGTGCGCGCGTGTATGAGTAGGGTAGGTGTGCGCGTGTGTGGGTGGGGGTGGGTGAAATGAAAGTGGTGGGGTGTGTGGGTCAGATAGGGTGTTTCTATGTATTCTTGTGATTCTTCCTTGGCGGATTATTCAGTTATTTTGTTTGATCTGGACGATACCCTTATTGATCACACGCAGGCGATGGTGACTGCTTCGTATCAGTTCGCGCACGAGTTGGGCATTGAACCTGATGTTGAGCGTTGGAAACAGTTGGAGGCGAAGTGGTTTCGTGAGTTTGAGTTGGGGACTGTTTCTTATGATGGTCAGCGGGTTGCTCGTATCCGCGAGTTTCTTCACCAGCCTGATGTAGATCCGGCGCACGCTCTTGATATGTATCAGCGGTATTTGGATTTGTATCAGGAATCGATTGTGGCTTTCCCGGATGCGCCGGGGGTGTTGGAGCGGGCTGTGGCGTCGGGGGCACGGGTGGGGATTTTTACTAATGGGACAGGTGCTTTGCAGCAGGCGAAGATGAGTCGGGCACGGTTATGGGATGATCGTTTTCTCATGTTGGCGGCGGCGGAATTGGGGGTGGCTAAGCCGCAGGAGCGTTGCTATGACATTGTGCTGGGTGTGCTTCAGTGCCCGGCTGATCAGGTGTTGGTTGTGGGTGATAGTGTGCCCAACGATGTGCTGGGTCCGCTTCAGGCTGGCATGAATGCTGTGCATATTCACCGTGGTCCTGAGTCGAGTGATCTACCTTTTGAGGTGCCGGGTTATCGGCGGGTGAGCACATTGGATATGGTGCGCTAGTGCGCACACACCCCTCCTTTGTGATGGGGCGTAGTGGTTTTTAAGAGGGTTCAGCGCCTGTTGATGGGTTGTTGTGTGGGGTTGATGCCGTTGTCGACGGGCACGGTGTCGGGGTGTGCGACCTGTGACTGTGGGCTGGTTGGCGCGTCGCTGGCTGCGGGAGGTGCTGTGGGGTTCACAGTAAGGGTCATGCCTTGAGCTTTGTGGCCGGCGATGGTGCACCAGCCTTCGGTGGTGTCGGTAATGGCACCGACGTAAAGAGTGCTAGTTTCCCCCGCTTCGATGCGTCCTGACCTGGCACCGTTGGTAAATTTCAGGTCGTGGGCTTGGGTGTCGGTGTTGTGCAGGTGGAGGATAAGTTCGTTACCTTTGGGTACTGCTAGTTCTGATGGTTGGAATTCCATATCCCCCATGGTGACTGCGATTTCGGTGCGCGCGGCAGTATGTGCGGTGCCGTTTGTCGCCGGTGCTGGTGGGCCGCTGGTGATAGGGGCTTGAAGGCCGCCGAAGCTGGCGATGATGAAGGCAAGAACGGCGAGTGCTGCGGTGATCTGGCCCCAGCGGGGTGTGGCAGGCAGGGTGAGTGGTAGACGTGTGCCCCGAACTACGCCATGCTGGGCGCGCACGGCTAGTGGGCTCAGGATGAGGAAGATGGCTAGTGATCCGAAGACGAGCAGCGAGGAGACGACCCGCAGCCACGAATTGTCGGTGACAAGCCAGATGATGAGGCCGATGTTGATCAGGGTGCTGCGAAACAGCCCGGCGCGGTTGAAAACTGTCTGCCCGGTGCGCACGGCTTTGGGTCCGCCGCCGAGGGTGGTGGGGAGCAGGTAGCTCATGACACCGATGAGTAGTTGGGCGGCAAATCCGACGAGCACGCTGGTGGTTGGTAGGGTGATTGTGGCGATGGTGTCGGCGGTGAGGGTGCTGTGGATCAAGGTGATGAGTGCGCCGATCAGCCACAGCGGTGCGCACAGGGTGCTTGAGGCGGCGAAGGTGATGCGGTCGCGGGGGTCTTTCACAATGATGTTGATGCAGCGGGACCAGCCGAGGGCGGCGTCGAAAAGCCCGGCGAGGTAGAGCAGGAGTCCGGCGACTGCAACAATCCTGTGCCCGAGCAGGAAGCCGGTTGCGGCGATCACCACACCGAGGGCGAGGATGCTGATGCCGCCGTTTGTGGGGGCGGGTGCGCGGGTGCGCCAGATCGCGGGGAAGAGCACCGTGAGGGTTCCAAGCGCGGCGAGTCCGATGAATCCGAGAATGCTTAAGTTTAGGTGCGCTAGTCGCAGCTGGCTGTGGAGGGGGTCGCCCATATCGTGCGCCGCGATCGCGCCCACGCCCACCCCGAGGGTCAAGAAGAGTGTGGAGTAGATGTGTGCGAGTACGGCGCTTGCGTAGCGTTGCTCGTGATGCTGTGCGCGGTAGTGGCTGCTGAGGCTGTATGTGTGCGCGATGAGGACGAGTCCGATGCCGCCTGATCCGGCGGCGGTGATGGCCCACCCGGGCGCCCAGCTGGGTGTGAGTATCTGCCCTATAAGGGTGGCACTGATGGCGATGTTGAAGGCGATGATGCGGCGCTTATGCCAGCGGCGCGTGGTGTCGGCGTGGCGGTGGTGGAGGAATTTTTCGGTGAAATAGTGCGTCCATACAAGCACTGCGTTTGTGAGCACGCCGAGGGTGAACATGTGGATGAGCAGCCAGCGATGCCCGGGGATTGCCCAGTGCACGAGTGAGACGAGCACGAGTGCGATCATCCAGGCTGTGATGGGCAGCAGGGCGCGCCGGTTCCAGTGGTGGCGTGGTACACGCTGAGTGCGTGTCGACGCCGCCGCGGGTGTTGTTGTCGAGGGTGCGGCAGGTGGTGTGTTCGTGTTGTCGTCTTCGGTGGCGTTCGCAGAATCAGTGGTAGTCATGATGTGAAAACATGATGTGAAGAAGTGTGTGTAACCGTGGTGCGCATCAAAAACTCGCTGGTGTCTACTTTAATCCAGCCATGTTCGCTCATGAATTGAAGGTGTGTGCTGCCAGGTGTGTTAGCGCGTGGGTTTGGGCCACAGTATGAGGGTTGCGATGCAGCAGCCGACAAGAAGGGTGGTCCATCCCATGAGCCAGGCTGTGAATCCGTACCAGGAGAAGGCGTCGAAAATGAAGCTTGAGATCCAGCCGAGAATGGAGGAGCCCATGTAGTAGTTGAATACGTACATACTGGCGGCTTCGGCGCGGTGGGTTAAGGCTAACAGTCCAACCGCGGCGGAGGCTGTGGAGTGCACGAGGAAGAATGCGGCGGTGAAGATGACCAGCCCAATGGTCAGGCTGATGATAGACCCCATGGTGAGCGCGAGGCCGATGACCATGAGTATGCTGCCTGCTGTTGCGGTGATCCCGTGGCCGAAGCGGCTATTTGCGCGCCCAGCGAGTGTGCTGGAGAGGGTGCCGAAGAGGTAGAGCAGGAAGAGGAGGCCGACGTGGGCGTCGTCAAGCCCGAAGTGGTGGATGAGGCGAAAGCCGACGAAGTTGTAGAGGGAAACGAACACTCCCATGCACAGGAATGCTGAGGCGAACATGAGCAGCAGGGGCAGGGTGCGTAGGTGGGTGAGCATGGCGCGGAACTCGCCGGTGAAGGTGACGCGGTGCGGAGTGAAGTTGCGTTGGGCGGGCAGAAGAACAGCCATGAGTACGGCTGCGAGCAGGGCGAAGGTGGCGCTGAGCACGAGCGCGGTTTGCCAGCTCACCCAGGTCAGCGCCACGCTGGGGATGAGGCGTCCGCTAATGCCGCCGACTGATGTGCCCGCAATATACAGCCCCATTGCTTTGGTGAGGTCTTTGGGGGTGATCTCTTCGCTGAGCCAGGTCATTGCTACTGCGGGCACCCCGGCGATGAACACGCCTTGCAGTGCGCGCAGCACAATCAGCATGCTTATCGACGTCGCCACCGGCACCATCAGCCCCACCACCGTGGCAAGGATCGCTGATCCGACCAACATGCGACCCCGGCCGATCTTTTCGCTGAGCACGCTCGCGGGCACCACAGCCAGCGACAATGCGCCTGTGGCTGCCGATAGTGTCAGGGCGGCGAGTGAGGGGCTGACTGAAAATTCCTGCACCAGTCGAGGCATCAGCGCTTGGGTGGTGTACAGCGAGTTGAACGTGGCCAGACCTGCACATAGGAGGGCAGCAACCGCCATCCGGTACTGGTGGGTACCTGCTGTCAGCCCTTTCGGCTGGTTCATTGCCGCCTGCTCTCTGCACACCATGGTGTGTGCATTGCTTGTTGTTTACACCCCTTCCAACTTAGCAATAATGACCTGCAACTTTACATGGTGCTTCAAGAAATACCTGTGGTGATAAGCCCTTCAAACAGCACAATTCCCCTGCGTAACGTTGCTCTACACAGGGGAATTATGTCCACCGCTAGCAAAGTCAGTGCGCTTATACCCTGAAAGCGTGGCGCACCGAATGAGGTGGTGTGTGTGAATTAGTTGGTTGCAGCGTTAAAACGAGCGGCAACTTCATCCCAGTTGAAGACGTTCCAGACAGCCTCAACATAGTCTGCCTTGACGTTCTTGTACTGGAGGTAGAAAGCGTGCTCCCACATATCGAGCAGCAACAGCGGAGCCAAATCAATGGACAGGTTGCCCTGCTGGTCGGTCATCTGCTCAATCACGAGGCACTCACCAACCTTGTCGTAAGCCAGCACAGCCCAGCCGGAGCCCTGAAGGCCCAAAGCTGCAGCGTTGAAGTGCGCCTTGAACAGGTCGAAGGAACCGAAATCGCGGTCGATAGCAGCTGCCAGCTCACCTGCTGGGACACCGCCACCATTCGGGGAAAGGTTCTTCCAGAACAAAGAGTGGTTGGTGTGGCCACCAAGGTTGAATGCCAGATCCTTCGACAGTGCGGTCACTGCAACACCGATGTAGCCGTTCGCACGAGCATCAGCCAGCTTCTCAAGGGCAGCGTTTGCGCCATTGACGTAGTTCTGGTGGTGCTTGGTGTGGTGCAGTTCCATGATCTCAGCCGAGATGTGTGGCTCGAGTGCGTCGTAAGCATACTCAAGCGCAGGAAGTTCATACTTAGCCATGCAGGTGTCCTTTCGTTGTTAATAACTCCCGCGCACACAACCGCAAACATTCTGGAAATGTCCAGCTTCCTTCACGCACACTACTGTGCGTCCAACACCTGTATGCCAAAGCCCTAGGGTGGAAAACTTTCACACACATGTCACAAAAACACAGGAAGCGGCAGTCACACACTCCCAGATGCGACGGATGGCGCGCTATAGCCATGATAAGCCAGAATGCGATTTACGCAACGATTGGCCACCACCAAGCCTCACCAATGACAAACCACACTAAAAAATCAAACCCCCTAGGACCACCACAAACACGGTGGGGCAACCACAGCCAGCCCGCACAGAAGAAAACCACACGTGCCTGACCCCTACAACCAAGGGCGAAGTAGCACTGGGAATAAAGTCGTCGGTGCTCATCGTTGAAACACAGCACACGAATAGTAAGCGCACTGTCATTAAGCACACTGCCATAAACCGCACTGTCATACAGTGTGTGCCCCTGAGTATCGCGTGTTGGTGAGCATAAAACCCCGGCACTGGTACGCTCGGCGCAAAGCCCACAGCAATGAAAGGATGAAGAAAAACACTATGGGATTCCTCTTCGGCAAAC contains these protein-coding regions:
- a CDS encoding HAD family hydrolase produces the protein MYSCDSSLADYSVILFDLDDTLIDHTQAMVTASYQFAHELGIEPDVERWKQLEAKWFREFELGTVSYDGQRVARIREFLHQPDVDPAHALDMYQRYLDLYQESIVAFPDAPGVLERAVASGARVGIFTNGTGALQQAKMSRARLWDDRFLMLAAAELGVAKPQERCYDIVLGVLQCPADQVLVVGDSVPNDVLGPLQAGMNAVHIHRGPESSDLPFEVPGYRRVSTLDMVR
- a CDS encoding cupredoxin domain-containing protein — encoded protein: MTTTDSANATEDDNTNTPPAAPSTTTPAAASTRTQRVPRHHWNRRALLPITAWMIALVLVSLVHWAIPGHRWLLIHMFTLGVLTNAVLVWTHYFTEKFLHHRHADTTRRWHKRRIIAFNIAISATLIGQILTPSWAPGWAITAAGSGGIGLVLIAHTYSLSSHYRAQHHEQRYASAVLAHIYSTLFLTLGVGVGAIAAHDMGDPLHSQLRLAHLNLSILGFIGLAALGTLTVLFPAIWRTRAPAPTNGGISILALGVVIAATGFLLGHRIVAVAGLLLYLAGLFDAALGWSRCINIIVKDPRDRITFAASSTLCAPLWLIGALITLIHSTLTADTIATITLPTTSVLVGFAAQLLIGVMSYLLPTTLGGGPKAVRTGQTVFNRAGLFRSTLINIGLIIWLVTDNSWLRVVSSLLVFGSLAIFLILSPLAVRAQHGVVRGTRLPLTLPATPRWGQITAALAVLAFIIASFGGLQAPITSGPPAPATNGTAHTAARTEIAVTMGDMEFQPSELAVPKGNELILHLHNTDTQAHDLKFTNGARSGRIEAGETSTLYVGAITDTTEGWCTIAGHKAQGMTLTVNPTAPPAASDAPTSPQSQVAHPDTVPVDNGINPTQQPINRR
- a CDS encoding MFS transporter; the protein is MNQPKGLTAGTHQYRMAVAALLCAGLATFNSLYTTQALMPRLVQEFSVSPSLAALTLSAATGALSLAVVPASVLSEKIGRGRMLVGSAILATVVGLMVPVATSISMLIVLRALQGVFIAGVPAVAMTWLSEEITPKDLTKAMGLYIAGTSVGGISGRLIPSVALTWVSWQTALVLSATFALLAAVLMAVLLPAQRNFTPHRVTFTGEFRAMLTHLRTLPLLLMFASAFLCMGVFVSLYNFVGFRLIHHFGLDDAHVGLLFLLYLFGTLSSTLAGRANSRFGHGITATAGSILMVIGLALTMGSIISLTIGLVIFTAAFFLVHSTASAAVGLLALTHRAEAASMYVFNYYMGSSILGWISSFIFDAFSWYGFTAWLMGWTTLLVGCCIATLILWPKPTR
- a CDS encoding superoxide dismutase; the encoded protein is MAKYELPALEYAYDALEPHISAEIMELHHTKHHQNYVNGANAALEKLADARANGYIGVAVTALSKDLAFNLGGHTNHSLFWKNLSPNGGGVPAGELAAAIDRDFGSFDLFKAHFNAAALGLQGSGWAVLAYDKVGECLVIEQMTDQQGNLSIDLAPLLLLDMWEHAFYLQYKNVKADYVEAVWNVFNWDEVAARFNAATN